In Zingiber officinale cultivar Zhangliang chromosome 8B, Zo_v1.1, whole genome shotgun sequence, a single genomic region encodes these proteins:
- the LOC122014212 gene encoding uncharacterized protein LOC122014212, translated as MNIMHRQRESTLVMVKELSPRKEKVISRIYVESQNLRVHWSCNWRFEVVDGEKSFAVDLMDKNCSCRAWQINKLPCKHSCAAIELRLLSLHDFCDKYFKTGMYRQAYKGIINPIPTFDINESNLDEGNVINAPDEHSQLGHRRTKKIPSQVETRVSKYSRCHKKGHSRRSCKEAIN; from the coding sequence ATGAATATAATGCACCGGCAACGTGAATCAACATTGGTGATGGTTAAGGAATTAAGTCCGAGAAAGGAGAAGGTTATTTCTAGAATATATGTTGAATCCCAAAATTTGAGAGTGCATTGGTCATGTAATTGGAGGTTTGAGGTAGTTGATGGTGAAAAATCCTTTGCTGTTGATTTAATGGATAAGAATTGTTCATGCAGAGCTTGGCAGATCAATAAGCTTCCATGCAAGCACTCTTGCGCCGCTATTGAGTTGAGGTTGTTGTCGTTGCATGATTTTTGCGACAAGTATTTCAAGACTGGAATGTATCGTCAAGCATACAAAGGAATTATTAATCCAATTCCAACTTTTGACATTAACGAGTCAAATCTTGATGAAGGAAATGTAATCAATGCTCCTGATGAGCATAGTCAGCTAGGTCATAGGAGGACTAAGAAGATACCATCTCAAGTTGAAACACGTGTGTCAAAGTATAGTCGTTGTCATAAGAAAGGCCACAGCAGACGTAGTTGCAAAGAAGCTATAAACTAG